A window of the Diabrotica undecimpunctata isolate CICGRU chromosome 1, icDiaUnde3, whole genome shotgun sequence genome harbors these coding sequences:
- the LOC140437360 gene encoding gem-associated protein 2-like: MENLLYDNESDYTDYSEDSDGESEGLLRKALDVTLPYDFVPIVNPGNGTEFLQNVIFQRKNMKRVVCADEDLMSKIRDDSDHVKVVTIPNPPTDETGSLQLPTLEWQLKKLEEFKQFIQFVEQCHKPEGKERRLRSKNEQQFVSDIRSHSPKYSVLFNYSHESKLSILEILTTYLSKQKLLEDFVGPWLLYILSTLGYPPSPGCCHTIREFLRVCRSMRSKYSNTMPESSLKALNFYICISSRYYGQLDLADGHL; encoded by the coding sequence ATGGAGAATCTATTATATGACAACGAAAGTGACTACACTGATTATTCAGAGGACTCAGATGGCGAGAGTGAAGGACTTTTAAGGAAGGCCCTAGACGTAACCCTCCCCTACGATTTTGTACCCATAGTAAACCCTGGAAACGGAACTGAATTTCTTCAGAATGTAATATTTCAGAGAAAGAACATGAAACGGGTGGTTTGTGCAGATGAAGACTTAATGAgtaaaattagagatgatagtgATCATGTAAAAGTTGTTACAATTCCAAATCCCCCCACTGATGAGACCGGCAGTCTTCAACTACCAACTCTAGAGTGGCAGTTGAAAAAGCTAGAAGAATTTAAGCAGTTTATACAATTTGTTGAACAATGCCATAAACCAGAAGGTAAAGAAAGAAGGCTGAGGTCGAAGAATGAGCAACAGTTTGTGTCTGACATCAGGTCACATAGTCCTAAATACTCAGTATTATTTAATTACTCCCATGAAAGTAAATTGTCAATACTTGAAATACTTACAACATATTTGTCAAAGCAGAAACTATTGGAAGATTTTGTTGGGCCATGGTTACTGTACATTCTTTCTACATTGGGATATCCACCAAGTCCTGGTTGTTGCCACACAATTAGAGAGTTTCTTAGAGTTTGTCGCAGTATGAGGTCGAAATATTCCAATACCATGCCAGAATCTAGTCTCAAGGCACtgaatttttatatatgtattagtaGCAGATATTATGGTCAGCTGGACTTGGCTGATGGACATTTATGA
- the LOC140437368 gene encoding uncharacterized protein isoform X1, which yields MALYFKTASELCDVVSVVAFCSFDSTMLLIVDNIEHWIPGARVLQGMSWEKTIRKEINEIFGPIPSADLKILRTSKLYITRHTAPYLLHIVFQLFVDTPTKNKAKNTIGKYRGKCRWVSQSDILKLLQMHNLRSPELVELFFLIKKEQLPNSYNSPEDIIILDTLLETGEDILVIGKGNNFAQLVDAANIDRLGQEMILKEFVLMTFPAAYMNIRSFTKAVSDLGWEKPNATSLFRAADFCVRYGITFREWLYLLATVDPSTPHGGVAVEMRSKYMFRYYDRDNDKLLKIDDFKGLIADLRKARKNPIDAASIAKEASETYKAMGISEGSAINEVDFMKAILELKIRGMPTIFRSSIGILKYLQQKGNGGTFMPAVSASLPSNGGNLEIIRSKMAQLSPLVRNSKDYEIAVHAVKIQRSGQALNIDEMRAIQDAVSNTTLKQPLNEQTRRISMDIFSQRSVSNELLKSLRYLTSINKIKDTTSSFTWGQLDSAMVARNLISICNQVREIFRTEPRLLNLRSPVYIMGDFHGNINDLLYFEKVLWHIGPGLTPSSLLFLGDYVDRGAFSFEVIAYLFSYKLQSPNKVNLLRGNHEIREVQKMFTFYKECCLKFGEKLGNEVWTASNNAFDTMPIAATIDGKVFCCHGGVPPPWLCPVITAINDIPVPLNQPDVQSSLAWELMWNDPVRPKALNDKLAMELLANEGFAVNTRRGTAHIFSVEALERFLKANQLTHFVRAHEVAQAGFQVNQKGKLLTVFSSSKYCGGKNDAACIMADAGKLRVLRLDTT from the exons ATGGCACTCTATTTTAAAACAGCAAGTGAACTTTGCGACGTAGTTTCTGTAGTTGCTTTCTGCTCTTTTGACTCCACTATGTTGCTCATAGTTGATAACATCGAGCACTGGATTCCTGGTGCTAGAGTCCTACAGGGAATGTCTTGGGAAAAAACTATCAGAAAAGAAATCAATGAG atttttggtCCAATACCCAGTGCTGACttgaaaattttaagaacttctaaGCTATACATAACTAGACACACCGCACCTTATTTGCTCCACAtagtttttcaattatttgtgGATACACCAACGAAAAACAAGGCTAAAAATACCATTGGAAAG TATAGGGGAAAATGTCGTTGGGTTTCTCAGTCCGACATacttaaattattacaaatgCACAACTTACGAAGTCCCGAATTAGTAGAACTGTTTTTCCTAATTAAAAAAGAACAATTGCCGAACTCTTACAATTCTCCCGAAGATATAATTATTTTGGACACTTTATTGGAAACTGGAGAGGACATATTAGTCATTGGAAAAGGGAATAATTTTGCTCAGTTGGTTGATGCAGCCAATATTGATCGGTTAG GTCAAGAAATGATTTTAAAAGAATTTGTATTAATGACTTTTCCGGCTGCGTATATGAATATCCGTTCGTTTACAAAAGCTGTATCAGATTTAGGTTGGGAGAAACCTAATGCTACCAGCTTGTTTCG ggcTGCCGATTTCTGCGTACGATACGGAATCACTTTTAGAGAATGGCTTTATTTGTTGGCGACTGTAGATCCCTCCACACCTCACGGTGGAGTTGCGGTCGAAATGAGAAGCAAATACATGTTTAG GTACTACGATAGAGACAATGATAAACTATTGAAAATAGACGATTTTAAAGGACTTATTGCTGATCTTAGAAAAGCCAGAAAGAATCCGATAGATGCTGCAAGTATTGCGAAAGAAGCTTCCGAAACCTATAA AGCAATGGGTATATCAGAAGGAAGTGCAATTAACGAAGTTGACTTCATGAAAGCGATATTAGAGTTAAAAATTCGTGGAATGCCTACTATATTTAGATCTTCAATAGGAATTTTAAAATACTTGCAACAAAAGGG AAATGGCGGAACTTTTATGCCTGCAGTTTCTGCCTCTTTGCCAAGTAATGGAGGAAATCTAGAAA TTATAAGAAGCAAAATGGCACAATTATCACCTTTGGTTAGAAATTCCAAGGATTATGAAATAGCTGTTCATGCGGTAAAAATCCAAAGAAGTGGACAAGCTCTTAATATTGATGAAATGCGGGCTATTCAAg ATGCCGTTTCAAATACTACCCTGAAACAACCACTTAACGAACAAACGCGAAGAATATCGATGGATATATTTAGCCAAAGATCAGTTTCTAACGAACTGTTAAAATCTCTCAGATACCTCACTAgtattaacaaaattaaagataCCACGTCCAGTTTCACTTGGGGTCAGCTAGATTCAGCTATGGTTGCCAGAAACTTGATAAGTATTTGTAATCAGGTCAGGGAAATATTTAGAACGGAACCGAGATTGTTGAATTTGAGATCGCCTGTTTATATAATGG GGGACTTTCATGGAAACATTAATGATTTACTGTATTTCGAAAAAGTTTTGTGGCACATAGGTCCAGGCCTTACACCATCATCTTTGCTGTTTTTAGGAGATTATGTTGATAGAG GTGCTTTCAGCTTTGAAGTTAttgcatatttattttcatacAAGCTGCAGAGTCCCAATAAAGTGAATCTCTTGCGAGGAAATCATGAAATTCGCGAGGTTCAAAAGATGTTTACTTTTTACAA AGAATGCTGCCTTAAATTTGGCGAGAAATTAGGTAACGAAGTTTGGACAGCTTCAAATAATGCATTCGATACAATGCCTATAGCTGCCACTATAGACGGAAAG GTATTTTGTTGCCATGGAGGAGTACCGCCACCTTGGCTTTGTCCCGTCATTACAGCTATCAACGATATCCCTGTACCTCTTAACCAACCTGATGTGCAGAGTTCGTTGGCATGGGAGCTGATGTGGAATGATCCTGTAAG ACCAAAAGCACTTAATGATAAACTAGCTATGGAATTGCTTGCCAACGAAGGTTTTGCTGTGAATACGAGAAGGGGCACGGCTCATATATTTAGCGTGGAAGCATTGGAGAGGTTCCTGAAAGCCAATCAACTGACTCATTTCGTACGAGCTCATGAAGTTGCACAGGCTGGTTTTCAG GTTAATCAGAAAGGAAAATTGCTGACAGTGTTTTCATCTTCTAAATATTGCGGTGGGAAAAACGATGCAGCTTGCATAATGGCGGATGCGGGAAAACTCAGAGTTCTCAGACTAGACACAACATGA
- the LOC140437368 gene encoding uncharacterized protein isoform X2, which yields MALYFKTASELCDVVSVVAFCSFDSTMLLIVDNIEHWIPGARVLQGMSWEKTIRKEINEIFGPIPSADLKILRTSKLYITRHTAPYLLHIVFQLFVDTPTKNKAKNTIGKYRGKCRWVSQSDILKLLQMHNLRSPELVELFFLIKKEQLPNSYNSPEDIIILDTLLETGEDILVIGKGNNFAQLVDAANIDRLGQEMILKEFVLMTFPAAYMNIRSFTKAVSDLGWEKPNATSLFRAADFCVRYGITFREWLYLLATVDPSTPHGGVAVEMRSKYMFRYYDRDNDKLLKIDDFKGLIADLRKARKNPIDAASIAKEASETYKAMGISEGSAINEVDFMKAILELKIRGMPTIFRSSIGILKYLQQKGNGGTFMPAVSASLPSNGGNLEIIRSKMAQLSPLVRNSKDYEIAVHAVKIQRSGQALNIDEMRAIQDAVSNTTLKQPLNEQTRRISMDIFSQRSVSNELLKSLRYLTSINKIKDTTSSFTWGQLDSAMVARNLISICNQVREIFRTEPRLLNLRSPVYIMGDFHGNINDLLYFEKVLWHIGPGLTPSSLLFLGDYVDRGAFSFEVIAYLFSYKLQSPNKVNLLRGNHEIREVQKMFTFYKECCLKFGEKLGNEVWTASNNAFDTMPIAATIDGKF from the exons ATGGCACTCTATTTTAAAACAGCAAGTGAACTTTGCGACGTAGTTTCTGTAGTTGCTTTCTGCTCTTTTGACTCCACTATGTTGCTCATAGTTGATAACATCGAGCACTGGATTCCTGGTGCTAGAGTCCTACAGGGAATGTCTTGGGAAAAAACTATCAGAAAAGAAATCAATGAG atttttggtCCAATACCCAGTGCTGACttgaaaattttaagaacttctaaGCTATACATAACTAGACACACCGCACCTTATTTGCTCCACAtagtttttcaattatttgtgGATACACCAACGAAAAACAAGGCTAAAAATACCATTGGAAAG TATAGGGGAAAATGTCGTTGGGTTTCTCAGTCCGACATacttaaattattacaaatgCACAACTTACGAAGTCCCGAATTAGTAGAACTGTTTTTCCTAATTAAAAAAGAACAATTGCCGAACTCTTACAATTCTCCCGAAGATATAATTATTTTGGACACTTTATTGGAAACTGGAGAGGACATATTAGTCATTGGAAAAGGGAATAATTTTGCTCAGTTGGTTGATGCAGCCAATATTGATCGGTTAG GTCAAGAAATGATTTTAAAAGAATTTGTATTAATGACTTTTCCGGCTGCGTATATGAATATCCGTTCGTTTACAAAAGCTGTATCAGATTTAGGTTGGGAGAAACCTAATGCTACCAGCTTGTTTCG ggcTGCCGATTTCTGCGTACGATACGGAATCACTTTTAGAGAATGGCTTTATTTGTTGGCGACTGTAGATCCCTCCACACCTCACGGTGGAGTTGCGGTCGAAATGAGAAGCAAATACATGTTTAG GTACTACGATAGAGACAATGATAAACTATTGAAAATAGACGATTTTAAAGGACTTATTGCTGATCTTAGAAAAGCCAGAAAGAATCCGATAGATGCTGCAAGTATTGCGAAAGAAGCTTCCGAAACCTATAA AGCAATGGGTATATCAGAAGGAAGTGCAATTAACGAAGTTGACTTCATGAAAGCGATATTAGAGTTAAAAATTCGTGGAATGCCTACTATATTTAGATCTTCAATAGGAATTTTAAAATACTTGCAACAAAAGGG AAATGGCGGAACTTTTATGCCTGCAGTTTCTGCCTCTTTGCCAAGTAATGGAGGAAATCTAGAAA TTATAAGAAGCAAAATGGCACAATTATCACCTTTGGTTAGAAATTCCAAGGATTATGAAATAGCTGTTCATGCGGTAAAAATCCAAAGAAGTGGACAAGCTCTTAATATTGATGAAATGCGGGCTATTCAAg ATGCCGTTTCAAATACTACCCTGAAACAACCACTTAACGAACAAACGCGAAGAATATCGATGGATATATTTAGCCAAAGATCAGTTTCTAACGAACTGTTAAAATCTCTCAGATACCTCACTAgtattaacaaaattaaagataCCACGTCCAGTTTCACTTGGGGTCAGCTAGATTCAGCTATGGTTGCCAGAAACTTGATAAGTATTTGTAATCAGGTCAGGGAAATATTTAGAACGGAACCGAGATTGTTGAATTTGAGATCGCCTGTTTATATAATGG GGGACTTTCATGGAAACATTAATGATTTACTGTATTTCGAAAAAGTTTTGTGGCACATAGGTCCAGGCCTTACACCATCATCTTTGCTGTTTTTAGGAGATTATGTTGATAGAG GTGCTTTCAGCTTTGAAGTTAttgcatatttattttcatacAAGCTGCAGAGTCCCAATAAAGTGAATCTCTTGCGAGGAAATCATGAAATTCGCGAGGTTCAAAAGATGTTTACTTTTTACAA AGAATGCTGCCTTAAATTTGGCGAGAAATTAGGTAACGAAGTTTGGACAGCTTCAAATAATGCATTCGATACAATGCCTATAGCTGCCACTATAGACGGAAAG TTTTAG